The following proteins come from a genomic window of Gossypium raimondii isolate GPD5lz chromosome 5, ASM2569854v1, whole genome shotgun sequence:
- the LOC105770693 gene encoding uncharacterized protein LOC105770693, translated as MYHPTRGGVRGGRDQFSWEDVKVDKHRENYLGHSIKAPIGRWQKGKDLHWYSRDKNSKGSDAEALKEEIRRVKEEEEQAMREALGLAPKHSSQPQGNRLDKHELSELVKRGSTAEDLGAGHAEAARVHGLGFARLPRAWEDPTTLPSTQKEASPEPVKVDEPAPSTTNAEEGESDYESSRKRKKREEKRREKHDRHEKRHDNKHEKHEKRHEKNEKRHEKYGKHERHEKHEKPYSRESDDKRSHRKDKERRA; from the exons atgtatcATCCAACCAGAGGCGGCGTTCGTGGTGGCAGAGATC AATTTAGTTGGGAGGATGTAAAGGTTGATAAACATCGGGAGAATTATCTTGGTCATAGTATTAAGGCACCTATTGGGAGATGGCAAAAAG GGAAGGATCTGCACTGGTATTCAAGGGATAAAAATTCCAAGGGTTCAGATGCTGAGGctctaaaagaagaaattagaAGAGTCAAGGAAGAGGAGGAGCAGGCCATGAGGGAGGCTCTTGGACTGGCTCCTAAGCATTCTAGTCAACCTCAAGGCAATCGTCTTGATAAGCATGAGCTTTCGGAACTTGTGAAGAGAGGGTCTACTGCAGAGGACTTAGGTGCAGGCCATGCTGAAGCAGCACGAGTCCACGGTCTTGGTTTTGCAAG ATTGCCACGTGCATGGGAAGATCCAACTACACTTCCATCCACTCAGAAGGAAGCCTCACCTGAGCCAGTCAAGGTAGATGAACCCGCTCCATCAACCACCAATGCTGAAGAAGGTGAATCAGACTATGAAAGCAGCAGGAAGAGAAAGAAGCGCGAGGAGAAGCGACGGGAAAAGCATGACAGACATGAGAAGCGGCATGACAACAAACACGAGAAGCATGAAAAGCGACACGAAAAGAATGAGAAGCGGCATGAAAAGTACGGGAAGCATGAGAGACATGAGAAACATGAGAAACCATATTCCCGTGAATCAGATGATAAGAGAAGTCATAGGAAGGACAAAGAAAGGAGGGCATGA